In the Gemmatimonas sp. genome, one interval contains:
- a CDS encoding succinate dehydrogenase/fumarate reductase iron-sulfur subunit: protein MKLTLNVWRQPASQAPGKLETYTLDGVSADMSFLEMFDLLNEQLTAEGKVPVAFAHDCREGICGSCSMMINGQAHGPWAGAATCQLHMRAFKDGDIITVEPWRASAFPIVKDLVVNRGSFDRIIQAGGYVSVNTGGARDANSILIGKDIVEEAMDAAACIGCGACVAACPNASASLFTGAKITHLGMLPQGQPERDTRALAMVEQMDIEGFGHCTLVGECQEACPKEISIDVIKKMNRDYLVASAKRQEPKAVTAS, encoded by the coding sequence ATGAAGCTCACACTGAACGTCTGGCGTCAGCCGGCCTCGCAGGCTCCGGGCAAGCTCGAGACGTACACGCTCGATGGTGTCAGCGCGGACATGTCGTTCCTCGAGATGTTCGATCTGCTCAACGAGCAGTTGACGGCCGAGGGCAAGGTGCCGGTCGCTTTCGCGCATGATTGCCGCGAAGGCATTTGCGGATCGTGCTCGATGATGATCAACGGGCAGGCGCATGGGCCGTGGGCCGGTGCGGCCACCTGTCAGTTGCACATGCGTGCCTTCAAGGACGGTGACATCATCACGGTTGAGCCGTGGCGCGCGTCGGCGTTTCCGATCGTGAAGGATCTGGTGGTGAATCGCGGATCGTTCGACCGCATCATCCAGGCGGGCGGATACGTCTCGGTGAATACCGGTGGGGCGCGGGATGCCAACTCGATCCTGATCGGCAAGGACATCGTCGAAGAGGCGATGGACGCCGCGGCCTGCATCGGCTGCGGAGCTTGCGTGGCGGCGTGCCCGAACGCGTCGGCGTCGCTGTTCACCGGTGCCAAGATCACGCACCTCGGGATGCTGCCGCAGGGTCAGCCTGAGCGTGATACGCGCGCGCTGGCGATGGTCGAGCAGATGGACATCGAGGGCTTCGGACACTGCACGCTGGTCGGTGAATGCCAGGAAGCGTGCCCGAAGGAAATCAGCATCGATGTGATCAAGAAGATGAATCGCGACTATTTGGTCGCGAGCGCCAAGCGGCAGGAGCCCAAGGCCGTCACGGCCAGCTGA
- a CDS encoding MoaD/ThiS family protein, which produces MSIPVLLFASYADAFGARRLEVPLEAPCQVADLVRVIRTMPGGDRLPAAPLVAVNRTWVREDVAVQVGDEIALIPPVAGG; this is translated from the coding sequence ATGAGCATTCCCGTCCTTCTCTTCGCGTCGTACGCCGACGCCTTTGGCGCCCGCCGCCTCGAGGTACCTCTCGAGGCACCGTGTCAGGTGGCCGACCTCGTGCGTGTCATCCGCACCATGCCCGGCGGCGATCGTCTGCCGGCGGCGCCACTCGTTGCGGTGAATCGCACCTGGGTCCGCGAGGACGTCGCCGTGCAGGTCGGCGATGAGATCGCGCTGATTCCTCCGGTGGCGGGCGGATGA
- a CDS encoding TonB-dependent receptor, with protein MSSSFALISTLLIVLLSPLTPLPAQSRVSGVVLDSLSGVVRPLGSAIVTMPGLQRWADADSLGRFTFHNVPAGRHAISVLHAALDSLDVALPPSFIDVPETGEVTTVLATPGVRSLYAAMCGAALRDGSGLLIGRVSLGDDTRLDSGSVNLSWTEMEIVQSKLVRVPRTTSLALHTGATFVACDVPLGQPIRVEASTSSGSSSPVEISLSDLAFRHLPLHVRKGQHRLTFSVMANTGVPIENADVSSSGTQEKTRSNATGRATLMSTAGTQSITVLKVGYEAHIQLLDVVRDTIVTVAMPRAAVALTTKRIVGQFGSTLPEGFDERRRAGFGVILGPDVIEQLGGIELGSLLSQARGVTLGGTIRGRSMPFIRGFKAGRCIPNYFVDGSPFVVEAVVPTAGKSRTFADLDAAVPPESILAIEVYASPVGIPPEFDLSSSTGCGTILIWTKRR; from the coding sequence ATGAGTTCTTCGTTCGCGCTGATCAGCACGCTACTCATCGTTCTATTATCGCCGCTCACTCCGCTGCCTGCGCAAAGCCGAGTATCCGGCGTGGTACTGGACTCGCTGTCCGGTGTCGTGCGTCCCCTTGGCTCGGCCATCGTCACGATGCCTGGCCTGCAGCGTTGGGCCGATGCAGACAGCCTCGGACGCTTCACGTTTCACAACGTGCCCGCGGGCCGTCACGCCATCAGCGTGCTGCATGCGGCGCTCGATTCGCTCGACGTTGCACTCCCCCCCTCGTTCATCGACGTACCGGAAACCGGCGAAGTGACGACGGTGCTCGCGACACCCGGTGTGCGATCACTCTATGCGGCGATGTGCGGAGCAGCACTGAGAGATGGGTCGGGGCTTTTGATAGGCCGGGTTTCGCTGGGCGATGACACGAGATTGGATTCCGGATCCGTAAACCTTTCATGGACGGAGATGGAGATCGTTCAGTCGAAGCTGGTGCGAGTTCCGCGCACGACTTCACTCGCGCTTCACACCGGCGCCACCTTTGTGGCGTGTGACGTACCGCTTGGACAACCAATTCGAGTTGAGGCCTCCACGTCGTCGGGTTCATCGTCGCCGGTCGAGATAAGCCTCTCTGATCTTGCGTTTCGTCACCTCCCACTCCACGTGCGGAAGGGGCAGCATCGGCTGACCTTCTCAGTGATGGCGAACACGGGGGTGCCTATTGAGAATGCCGACGTCTCGTCGAGTGGCACGCAAGAGAAAACGCGGTCGAATGCCACGGGGCGCGCTACGCTCATGAGCACCGCGGGCACGCAATCAATAACCGTTCTCAAAGTAGGATACGAGGCACATATACAGCTGCTCGACGTTGTGCGTGACACGATTGTCACTGTCGCGATGCCGCGAGCTGCCGTCGCGCTGACGACGAAACGCATTGTCGGTCAATTCGGCTCAACGCTGCCAGAAGGGTTTGATGAGCGCCGACGCGCCGGATTCGGCGTCATTCTCGGTCCGGATGTCATCGAACAACTGGGAGGGATCGAGCTTGGCTCGTTACTCTCTCAAGCCAGAGGGGTGACGCTTGGCGGTACTATCAGGGGTCGAAGTATGCCGTTCATTCGCGGATTCAAGGCCGGCCGTTGCATTCCAAACTATTTCGTCGATGGATCGCCGTTCGTCGTCGAGGCTGTGGTCCCCACCGCGGGGAAATCTCGAACGTTCGCGGATCTGGACGCTGCGGTGCCGCCTGAATCGATACTGGCTATCGAAGTCTACGCATCGCCAGTGGGTATTCCACCGGAGTTTGACCTGTCCTCATCGACAGGATGCGGAACGATTCTGATCTGGACCAAACGGCGATGA
- a CDS encoding succinate dehydrogenase cytochrome b subunit, giving the protein MYVLSRFWQSTIGKKIVMAVTGIIGILFVIGHMSGNLLMFKGQEAMYHYALLLRTSMPLLYAVRAALIAAVVLHAVAAYQLTMMSRKARPQGYAERRPQVTTFAARTIRWGGVLLLVFIVAHLLQLTLGTIHPDFTHLDPYNNVRILLSNPLMAAFYVLAMAALGLHLYHGSWAVVRTLGVARPSENPLKRRVALAIAIIVAAGFMIIPIAAVLGKFAPAPPLAESSAATALATPAAEAH; this is encoded by the coding sequence ATGTACGTTCTCTCGCGTTTCTGGCAAAGCACGATCGGCAAGAAGATCGTGATGGCGGTGACCGGGATCATCGGGATCCTGTTCGTCATCGGCCACATGTCCGGCAATCTGCTCATGTTCAAGGGGCAGGAGGCCATGTATCACTATGCGCTCCTGCTGCGCACGAGCATGCCGCTGCTGTACGCGGTTCGCGCCGCTCTGATCGCCGCGGTCGTGCTACATGCGGTGGCGGCCTATCAGCTTACCATGATGTCGCGCAAGGCGCGTCCACAGGGGTACGCCGAGCGCCGCCCGCAGGTCACCACCTTCGCCGCACGCACTATCCGCTGGGGCGGTGTGCTGTTGCTGGTCTTCATCGTCGCGCATCTGCTCCAGCTCACGCTTGGAACGATCCACCCGGACTTCACGCATCTCGATCCGTACAACAACGTGCGCATTCTGCTGTCGAATCCGCTGATGGCCGCGTTCTACGTGCTGGCGATGGCCGCCCTTGGCTTGCACTTGTATCACGGCAGCTGGGCCGTGGTACGCACCTTGGGGGTGGCTCGCCCGTCGGAAAATCCGCTCAAGCGACGCGTGGCGCTGGCGATCGCCATCATCGTCGCCGCTGGTTTCATGATCATTCCGATTGCCGCCGTGCTCGGCAAATTTGCGCCCGCACCACCGCTTGCCGAATCGTCGGCGGCGACTGCGCTGGCGACGCCCGCTGCGGAGGCCCACTGA
- a CDS encoding molybdenum cofactor biosynthesis protein MoaE, producing the protein MTMVESGVLHVAIVAAPIDVGALLSRAQAPGVGAVSLFLGTVRDLNDGRPVSGMDYEAYVPMAESELRAIAEETCARSAGLRLVVEHRVGALEIGEASVAIVAAHAHRAQAMDAAREVIESLKQRVPIWKREHYLSGDREWIDPTKVQS; encoded by the coding sequence ATGACCATGGTCGAGAGCGGCGTCTTGCATGTGGCGATCGTGGCGGCGCCGATCGACGTGGGGGCGCTCCTGTCCCGTGCGCAGGCCCCAGGCGTTGGCGCCGTGTCGCTGTTCCTGGGTACGGTGCGCGACCTGAACGACGGGCGCCCGGTGAGCGGGATGGACTATGAGGCGTACGTGCCGATGGCCGAGTCCGAGCTGAGGGCGATCGCGGAGGAAACGTGTGCGCGTAGCGCGGGGTTGCGGCTCGTGGTCGAACACCGAGTGGGCGCACTCGAGATCGGCGAGGCCAGCGTTGCCATCGTCGCGGCGCACGCACACCGCGCGCAGGCGATGGACGCGGCCCGCGAGGTCATCGAGTCGCTGAAGCAGCGCGTGCCGATCTGGAAACGCGAGCACTATCTCAGCGGCGATCGTGAGTGGATCGATCCCACGAAGGTCCAGTCATGA
- a CDS encoding fumarate reductase/succinate dehydrogenase flavoprotein subunit produces MLDLNAKIPSGPLQEKWDQHRFSMKLVNPANKRRHSVIVVGAGLAGASAAASMSEMGYHVSCFVYHDTPRRAHSIAAQGGINAAKNYQNDGDSIRRLFYDTIKGGDFRAREANVYRLAQLSVNIIDQCVAQGVPFAREYGGLLANRSFGGAQVSRTFYARGQTGQQLLLGAYSALERQVALKGVQMHTFEEMLDVVVVDGHARGIVTRNLLTGKITSHAADAVVLATGGYGNVFYLSTNAMLSNTTATWRAYKKGAAFANPCYTQIHPTCIPVSGDHQSKLTLMSESLRNDGRVWVPIKRGDNRAPAAIPEAERDYFLERKYPSFGNLAPRDISSRAAKEACDDGRGVGPGGLGVYLDFADAIERLGKDTIAERYGNLFDMYQRITDENPYERPMRIYPAVHYTMGGLWVDYNLMSTIPGLHVAGEANFSDHGANRLGASALMQGLADGYFVLPYTIGDYIASTKLAKVDNTHAEFKAAEESVRAQTKRFLDIKGKRSVDSFHKELGKIMWEYCGMARTKEGLTKALELIPALKAEFWSNLNVPGSGDNLNQALENAGRVSDFIELGELMCRDALAREESCGGHFRVEYQDAGEAKRNDDDYAYVAAWEFAGEGNAPILNKEPLVYENVHLSTRSYK; encoded by the coding sequence ATGCTCGACCTGAACGCGAAAATTCCGAGCGGTCCCCTTCAGGAAAAGTGGGATCAGCATCGTTTCTCGATGAAGTTGGTGAACCCGGCGAACAAGCGTCGTCATAGCGTCATCGTGGTTGGGGCTGGTCTGGCTGGTGCGTCGGCCGCCGCCTCGATGTCGGAGATGGGATACCACGTGTCGTGCTTCGTCTACCACGACACGCCACGACGCGCACACTCGATTGCCGCGCAGGGCGGCATCAACGCCGCGAAGAATTATCAGAATGACGGCGACTCCATCCGCCGGTTGTTCTACGACACGATCAAGGGCGGCGACTTCCGCGCCCGTGAAGCCAACGTGTATCGCCTCGCGCAGCTGTCGGTGAACATCATCGATCAGTGCGTCGCGCAGGGGGTGCCGTTCGCCCGTGAGTACGGCGGTCTGTTGGCGAACCGCTCCTTCGGCGGCGCCCAGGTCTCGCGTACGTTCTACGCTCGTGGGCAAACCGGACAGCAGCTACTCCTCGGCGCGTATTCGGCGCTCGAGCGTCAGGTGGCGCTCAAGGGCGTGCAGATGCACACGTTCGAGGAAATGCTTGATGTGGTGGTCGTCGACGGGCACGCGCGTGGCATTGTGACGCGCAACCTGCTCACCGGCAAGATTACGTCGCATGCGGCTGATGCCGTGGTGCTCGCCACGGGCGGGTACGGGAACGTGTTTTACCTCAGCACGAACGCCATGCTGTCGAACACGACGGCCACCTGGCGAGCGTACAAGAAGGGCGCCGCATTCGCGAATCCGTGCTACACGCAGATTCATCCCACGTGCATCCCAGTCAGCGGCGATCACCAGTCGAAGCTGACCCTCATGTCGGAATCGCTCCGGAACGACGGCCGCGTCTGGGTGCCGATCAAGCGTGGTGACAACCGGGCGCCAGCGGCGATTCCAGAAGCGGAGCGCGATTACTTCCTCGAGCGCAAATATCCGAGCTTCGGGAATCTGGCGCCGCGAGATATCTCGTCGCGTGCGGCCAAGGAAGCCTGCGACGACGGCCGCGGCGTGGGTCCCGGCGGACTCGGTGTGTATCTCGACTTCGCCGACGCCATCGAACGCCTCGGCAAGGACACGATCGCCGAGCGGTACGGCAATCTGTTCGACATGTACCAGCGCATCACGGACGAAAATCCGTACGAGCGTCCAATGCGGATCTACCCCGCCGTGCACTATACCATGGGCGGATTGTGGGTGGACTACAACCTGATGAGCACCATCCCGGGCCTGCATGTCGCCGGCGAAGCGAACTTCTCCGATCACGGTGCCAATCGTCTCGGGGCGTCGGCCCTGATGCAGGGATTGGCCGACGGCTACTTCGTGCTGCCGTACACGATCGGTGACTACATCGCCAGCACGAAGCTCGCGAAGGTCGACAACACGCACGCCGAGTTCAAGGCGGCGGAAGAGTCGGTGCGCGCGCAGACGAAGCGCTTCCTCGACATCAAGGGCAAGCGCTCAGTCGACTCCTTCCATAAGGAGCTCGGCAAGATCATGTGGGAGTACTGCGGCATGGCTCGCACCAAAGAGGGCCTCACCAAGGCGCTCGAGCTCATCCCGGCGCTCAAGGCGGAGTTCTGGAGCAACCTGAACGTGCCAGGCAGTGGCGATAACCTGAATCAGGCGCTCGAGAACGCTGGACGCGTCTCCGACTTCATCGAGCTCGGTGAGTTGATGTGCCGCGATGCGCTGGCCCGCGAAGAATCATGCGGTGGCCATTTCCGCGTGGAATATCAGGACGCCGGCGAAGCGAAACGCAATGACGACGATTACGCGTATGTCGCGGCGTGGGAGTTTGCCGGCGAAGGCAACGCGCCGATTCTCAACAAGGAACCATTGGTGTACGAGAACGTGCACCTCTCCACCCGGAGCTACAAGTAA
- the moaA gene encoding GTP 3',8-cyclase MoaA — protein sequence MTAPVKGESHDQFGRKIEYLRISVTDRCNFRCQYCMPLEGLPWLPKAEILRYEEIAEVVRQLAPMGLRRLRITGGEPTIRPQLGDLVRMLRDIPGIEDIALSTNGVKLPTMAAELAAAGLDRVNISADSLRPDRVVKIARRDLHFDLVVSARAAQAAGLGPIKINVVVMRGINDDEIADFAALTRDNPWHVRFIELMPVGELRELTFDHVVPTDEVLARIRAVDALLPDDGPARGNGPAVYYRYPDAAGTVGVITPMTHTYCERCNRVRLTADGRLRTCLFGDHEVLLRDAIRNGTPLGPLFLQALAEKPKAHELLQMRVGGLKALSQVGG from the coding sequence ATGACGGCGCCGGTAAAGGGCGAGTCGCACGATCAGTTCGGTCGGAAGATCGAGTATCTGCGCATCTCCGTGACGGATCGCTGCAACTTCCGCTGCCAGTATTGCATGCCACTGGAAGGGCTCCCGTGGCTGCCGAAGGCAGAGATCCTGCGCTACGAGGAGATCGCCGAGGTGGTGCGACAGCTGGCGCCTATGGGGCTGCGACGGCTTCGCATTACCGGCGGCGAACCCACGATCCGACCGCAACTTGGCGACCTGGTGCGCATGTTGCGCGACATCCCCGGGATCGAGGATATCGCGCTCTCCACCAACGGCGTAAAGCTGCCGACCATGGCCGCTGAATTGGCCGCTGCCGGTCTCGATCGCGTGAACATCAGTGCGGACTCGCTGCGCCCCGATCGCGTGGTCAAGATCGCGCGTCGGGATTTGCATTTCGATCTCGTGGTCTCCGCGCGCGCGGCGCAGGCCGCCGGACTGGGCCCCATCAAGATCAACGTGGTCGTCATGCGCGGGATCAATGACGACGAAATCGCCGACTTCGCAGCGCTGACCCGGGACAATCCTTGGCACGTGCGGTTTATCGAACTCATGCCCGTGGGTGAGTTGCGCGAGCTGACGTTTGATCACGTCGTGCCTACGGATGAAGTTCTGGCCCGCATCCGTGCGGTCGATGCGCTGCTGCCCGATGACGGTCCGGCGCGCGGCAACGGGCCGGCCGTGTACTACCGGTATCCTGACGCGGCTGGCACGGTCGGCGTCATCACCCCGATGACGCACACCTACTGCGAGCGGTGCAACCGCGTACGCCTCACGGCCGACGGGCGACTGCGCACGTGTCTCTTCGGAGATCACGAGGTCTTACTGCGTGATGCGATCAGGAACGGCACGCCGCTCGGACCGTTATTCTTGCAGGCGCTGGCCGAGAAACCAAAGGCGCATGAACTGTTGCAGATGCGCGTCGGTGGACTCAAGGCGCTCAGTCAGGTCGGCGGCTGA
- the mdh gene encoding malate dehydrogenase yields the protein MVNKITVVGAGNVGATTAQRIAEKSLGRTVVMVDVVDGIPQGKGLDQWESAPVEGFDTRVIGTNGYEETAGSDIVVITAGIARKPGMSRDDLLNTNAGIVKSVSEQIKATSPNAIVIVVSNPLDVMCYVAKQVTGFPRERVIGMAGVLDTARYRSFIAEALDVSVRDIQAMVLGGHGDTMVPLISYTTISGIPVTQLMPREQLDAIVQRARDGGAEIVKYLKTGSAYYAPSSGAVEMVEAIVHDRKRILPCAAWLEGEYGLSGLFLGVPCKLGRNGLEQILEIDLTDDERAALERSAQAVREPMSVISL from the coding sequence ATGGTCAATAAGATCACGGTCGTTGGCGCGGGCAATGTCGGCGCCACGACGGCGCAGCGCATCGCCGAGAAGTCGCTCGGACGCACGGTGGTGATGGTCGACGTCGTCGACGGCATCCCGCAAGGCAAAGGCCTCGACCAGTGGGAGTCGGCGCCGGTCGAAGGCTTCGACACGCGCGTCATCGGCACGAACGGCTACGAAGAAACGGCCGGTTCGGACATCGTCGTCATCACGGCGGGCATCGCCCGGAAGCCGGGCATGTCGCGTGACGACCTGCTGAACACGAACGCGGGCATTGTGAAGTCGGTGTCGGAGCAGATCAAGGCCACGTCGCCGAATGCGATCGTGATCGTGGTCTCGAACCCGCTCGACGTGATGTGCTACGTCGCGAAGCAGGTGACAGGCTTCCCGCGCGAGCGCGTAATCGGCATGGCCGGCGTACTCGACACCGCGCGCTACCGTTCGTTCATCGCCGAAGCGCTCGATGTATCGGTGCGCGATATTCAGGCCATGGTGTTGGGTGGACATGGCGACACGATGGTGCCGCTGATTTCCTACACCACGATTAGTGGCATCCCGGTCACACAGCTGATGCCGCGCGAGCAGCTCGACGCCATCGTGCAGCGTGCGCGCGACGGCGGCGCCGAGATCGTGAAGTATCTGAAGACCGGTTCGGCGTACTATGCGCCGTCGTCGGGTGCGGTGGAGATGGTCGAAGCGATCGTGCATGATCGCAAGCGCATCCTGCCGTGTGCCGCGTGGCTCGAAGGCGAGTACGGGCTGTCGGGACTGTTCCTCGGCGTGCCCTGCAAGCTCGGTCGCAACGGTCTCGAGCAGATCCTCGAAATCGACCTCACTGACGACGAGCGCGCCGCGCTCGAACGCTCCGCACAGGCTGTGCGCGAGCCGATGTCCGTGATTTCCCTCTGA
- a CDS encoding c-type cytochrome → MRVRTALRLFGLLVAAPVTLACTERVPTLHAGNAERGLALMTAFRDSLPANSGNALRCVSCHLDNGTRPTAMSWLGTAARYPRYRSRPGYEETLARRVNECIARSLAGRMLPEDGQEMRDILAYFETMRASPRPAPVDSVKLVGAVALGEVGYAGQCARCHGANGAGIAAMAAPAVWGSDSYAIGAGMARQYTLATFVRHNMPFDHADTLTAQEAADIAAYVLTHPRQDHPGKERDWPKGDPPVDVAYTTTASAAAGKPLPAERPLLPRRVSPDSSNR, encoded by the coding sequence ATGCGCGTACGCACTGCTCTCCGCTTGTTCGGCCTGCTTGTCGCCGCCCCGGTCACGCTGGCGTGCACGGAACGCGTGCCGACGCTCCACGCCGGTAATGCCGAGCGTGGTCTGGCACTCATGACCGCGTTTCGTGATTCCTTGCCGGCGAACAGCGGCAACGCGCTTCGCTGTGTCAGTTGTCACCTCGACAACGGTACGCGGCCTACGGCTATGTCATGGCTGGGAACCGCCGCGCGGTATCCGCGCTATCGCTCGCGTCCCGGCTACGAAGAGACCTTGGCGCGTCGGGTGAATGAGTGCATCGCCCGGAGTCTTGCGGGTCGCATGCTGCCGGAGGACGGTCAGGAGATGCGCGATATCCTGGCGTACTTCGAGACGATGCGAGCGTCGCCGCGTCCGGCGCCGGTCGACTCCGTGAAGCTGGTCGGCGCGGTGGCGCTCGGCGAAGTCGGCTATGCGGGGCAGTGTGCCCGCTGCCACGGCGCGAACGGGGCAGGCATAGCGGCCATGGCGGCGCCGGCGGTGTGGGGCAGTGACAGCTACGCGATCGGAGCCGGCATGGCGCGGCAGTACACCCTGGCCACCTTCGTCCGCCACAACATGCCGTTTGACCATGCGGATACGCTCACGGCGCAAGAGGCGGCGGACATTGCTGCGTATGTCCTCACGCATCCTCGCCAGGATCATCCTGGGAAGGAGCGCGACTGGCCGAAGGGGGATCCCCCGGTCGACGTGGCCTACACGACGACGGCTTCGGCCGCCGCGGGCAAACCGCTGCCGGCCGAACGCCCGCTGTTGCCGCGTCGTGTTTCTCCGGATTCGAGTAATCGATAA